A genomic segment from Legionella quinlivanii encodes:
- a CDS encoding Lpg1974 family pore-forming outer membrane protein yields MMYTKKYLPLLLASIYASGSAFAGTMGEVGCTSVLCAVDAPGGFYLGGTAYYVKPSETGIGMVTDSWLFTSPGGFTARSKPFNPPHRWAGNVKLGYDFPMSANNIEANYLFLENKTHATNDFSNGSIGFGSILFPDATVPPSFGFVSDAQLKYEVDQVDLRVGRKYTDVNHNFSIRPSVGVRYAELKHSLTFAAPGNMISKYDGAGPMVSIEGNYMLAYGIGLVGYFDYGLLAGQSQTNSYVSLAGTNFGFSWPKQDRVVSSITARVGANYSYAFSNAANLTLEAGYQVNEFLNAMDTIRGTIAFDGIQRINGLETNDFGFRGPYISLTVHA; encoded by the coding sequence ATGATGTACACAAAAAAATATTTACCTTTGCTTTTAGCAAGTATATACGCTTCAGGAAGTGCTTTTGCGGGAACCATGGGTGAGGTAGGCTGTACATCAGTACTTTGTGCTGTTGACGCACCTGGTGGTTTCTATCTCGGGGGAACAGCTTATTATGTAAAACCCAGTGAAACTGGAATTGGCATGGTAACTGACAGCTGGTTATTTACTAGCCCGGGTGGCTTTACTGCTAGAAGCAAACCGTTTAATCCCCCGCATCGTTGGGCAGGAAACGTCAAACTGGGATACGATTTCCCTATGTCTGCCAATAATATCGAAGCCAACTATTTGTTTTTAGAAAATAAAACACATGCAACCAATGATTTCTCAAATGGCTCAATTGGATTTGGCAGTATTTTATTTCCTGATGCAACCGTTCCTCCATCCTTCGGTTTTGTGAGCGACGCTCAGTTAAAATATGAAGTTGATCAGGTTGATCTGAGAGTTGGAAGAAAATATACCGATGTAAATCATAATTTCTCAATACGGCCCTCAGTGGGTGTTCGCTATGCTGAACTGAAACACTCTCTTACCTTTGCTGCTCCTGGTAATATGATTAGCAAATATGACGGTGCAGGCCCAATGGTCAGTATCGAGGGAAATTATATGCTGGCTTATGGAATTGGACTGGTAGGCTATTTTGATTATGGTTTGTTAGCCGGGCAAAGCCAGACAAATTCCTATGTAAGTCTGGCAGGTACAAACTTCGGATTTAGCTGGCCAAAACAGGATAGAGTCGTAAGCAGTATAACGGCAAGAGTGGGTGCTAACTATTCTTATGCATTTTCAAATGCTGCCAATTTAACTCTGGAAGCGGGTTATCAGGTTAACGAATTCCTCAATGCAATGGACACAATCAGAGGAACAATCGCTTTTGATGGTATTCAGCGCATTAATGGACTTGAGACCAACGACTTCGGCTTTCGGGGACCGTATATTAGTTTGACAGTACACGCTTAG